From a region of the Salvelinus alpinus chromosome 2, SLU_Salpinus.1, whole genome shotgun sequence genome:
- the LOC139541426 gene encoding zinc finger protein 271-like encodes MSYNLVLTPEWLWELEMESGEPIEGNIPNRCSLSGRGLSSGEPQQHDADKKEKSLSRSEHLKKHQQRLIRKKPHHSCSDCGKSFAKEKDLIIHKQIHTGEKPYHCSQFGKSFPASKTLKSHQIIHTGERPYTCFDCGKYLTQSGDLTTHQCIHTGAKPYSCDQCGKNFYTSGHLTTHQRIHTGEKPYSCDQCGKSFNNSGNLTKHQRIHTGEKPYRCNQCGKNFYTPGHLTTHQRIHTGEKPYSCDQCGKSFNNSGSLITHQRIHTGEKPYSCDQCGKSFNQSGHLIRHQRIHTGEKPYSCDQCGKSFNHSGHLTRHQRIHTGEKPYSCDQCGKSFNNSGSLITHQRIHTGEKPYSCDQCGKSFNYSGSLTIHQRIHTGEKPYSCDQCGKSFNYSGSLTIHQRIHTGEKPYSCDQCGKSFNYSGVLTIHQRIHTGEKPYSCDQCGKSFNYSGALTTHQHIHTGEKPYSCDQCGKSFNRSGYLTSHQRIHTGEKPYSCLCGKSFAHSASLKKHHKSQTCFLSYPSSLPPVPDS; translated from the coding sequence GGAACATCCCTAATCGTTGCTCTCTAAGTGGGAGGGGCTTAtcatctggggagcctcaacaacatgatgctgacaagaaagagaagagtctctccagatcagaacacctcaagaaacaccagcagagacttATAAGGAAGAAACCTCACCacagctgctctgactgtgggaaaagttTTGCTAAAGAGAAGGATTTGATAATTCACAAACAGATTCACACCGGAGAGAAACCGTACCACTGCTCGCAGTTTGGGAAGAGTTTCCCTGCATCTAAAACCTTAAAATCTCATCAGATAATTCATACAGGGGAGAGACCTTACACCTGCTTTGACTGTGGGAAATACTTAACTCAATCAGGAGACCTGACTACACACCAGTGCATACACACAGGAgcgaagccttatagctgtgatcagtgtgggaagaatTTCTATACGTCAGGACACCTGACTACccaccaacgcatacacacaggagagaagccttatagctgtgatcagtgtgggaagagcttcaataATTCAGGAAACCTGACGAaacaccaacgcatacacacaggagagaagccttatagatGTAATCAGTGTGGGAAGAATTTCTATACGCCAGGACACCTGACTACccaccaacgcatacacacaggagagaagccttatagctgtgatcagtgtgggaagagcttcaataATTCAGGATCCCTGATTacacaccaacgcatacacacaggagagaagccttatagctgtgatcagtgtgggaagagcttcaatcaATCAGGACACCTGATTAgacaccaacgcatacacacaggagagaagccttatagctgtgatcagtgtgggaagagcttcaatcattcaggacacctgactagacaccaacgcatacacacaggagagaagccttatagctgtgatcagtgtgggaagagcttcaataATTCAGGATCCCTGATTacacaccaacgcatacacacaggagagaagccttatagctgtgatcagtgtgggaagagcttcaattATTCAGGATCCCTGACTAtacaccaacgcatacacactggagagaagccttatagctgtgatcagtgtgggaagagcttcaattATTCAGGATCCCTGACTAtacaccaacgcatacacactggagagaagccttatagctgtgatcagtgtgggaagagcttcaattATTCAGGAGTTCTGACTAtacaccaacgcatacacactggagagaagccttatagctgtgatcagtgtgggaagagcttcaattATTCAGGAGCCCTGACTACacaccaacacatacacacaggagagaagccttatagctgtgatcagtgtgggaagagcttcaatcgTTCAGGATACCTGACATCACACCagcgaatacacacaggagagaagccttactcctgtcTATGTGGAAAGAGCTTTGCTCATTCAGCATCACTGAAAAAACACCATAAATCACAAACATGTTTTCTTTCATATCCATCCTCTCTGCCACCGGTTCCAGATTcctaa
- the LOC139545082 gene encoding sialoadhesin-like isoform X2, with translation MALRTAGSVLVVFLWSVAANTATRCGQQSQVMVPPTNAVKGQEVTLTCSNTCTLSDNPNPTYIWYRNGQRLDEHISQQYSIHNYYSGSYSCAVKGYEDLLSPAVCVLGQNCFNVTYTHQSICAVKGSTVELPCTYQHPSNHVVSEPNWYIQEKCNEAPKILSSVPEYAGRAEYLGTKKKDCNLRITDLRERDSAEYKFRFKTQYAEWGYSFPGTTLTVTEEKKRTLTCSTTCLLTDNPNPTYIWYKNGQHLHDPTPQQYSCNTLVVWCYSTDSYSCAIKDHEDFLAPTVCVHGQSCLNVTYTKRSICALKGSTVDITCTYRHPSWHNVTEVSWFNKWESGVTTDLSQDPEYAGRVKYLPTIDKDSTLRITDLRESDSAEYKFRFTTTAVKWGYSFPGITLNVTDLQVKETPGTEEGKVTLTCSTTCTLTENTTYIWYKNGQLLTNPNTQDNYLYLDPVSSEDAVSYSCSVKDLRSPVTFVGEPTSLKNAVVGIIAVILILIICLFGFMWFRKKFSKSTSDTRDRRDTAENGPRDTNPVYDNISGMAMAMAPIVAQRAIIDEQDDVTYAIIQHRNQEVPLDSTVPLSHTQKQDQDCQYATVKFNSHSAAQ, from the exons atggccttgagaacagcaggaagtgtgttggtggtctttctctggtctgtGGCAG CAAATACAGCAACAAGGTGTGGACAACAAAGCCAGGTGATGGTGCCTCCCACCAACGCAGTGAAGGGACAGGAGGTGACACTGACCTGTAGCAACACCTGTACTCTGAGTGACAACcccaaccccacctacatctggtacaggAATGGACAACGTCTAGATGAGCACATTTCCCAACAATACTCAATCCACAATTACTATTCAGGcagttactcctgtgctgtaaaaggctATGAGGATCTCctctctcctgcagtgt GTGTTCTGGGTCAGAACTGTTTCAACGTGACTTACACCCATCAGAGTATCTGTGCTGTTAAGGGATCAACAGTGGAACTGCCCTGCACATATCAACATCCAAGTAATCATGTAGTCTCAGAACCAAACTGGTATATCCAAGAGAAATGTAATGAGGCACCTAAAATCCTGAGCTCGGTGCCAGAGTATGCAGGTCGTGCTGAGTACCTTGGAACTAAAAAGAAAGACTGCAAcctgagaatcacagacctgagagagagagattcagctgAGTACAAGTTCAGATTTAAAACACAGTATGCAGAATGGGGGTACAGCTTCCCTGGAACAACTCTGACTGTCACAG aggaaaagaagagaacactgacctgtagcaccacctgtcttctgactgacaaccccaaccccacctacatctggtacaagaacggacaacatctccatgaccctactccccaacAATACTCCTGTAATACTCTAGTGGTCTGGTGTTACTCTACAGACAGTTACTCCTGTGCTATAAAAGACCATGAGGATTTTCTCGCTCCTACAGTGT GTGTTCATGGTCAGAGCTGTTTGAATGTGACTTACACCAAGAGGAGTATATGTGccttgaaggggtcaacagtggacaTTACCTGCACGTATAGACATCCCAGCTGGCACAACGTCACAGAAGTATCCTGGTTCAACAAATGGGAGTCTGGAGTTACTACAGATCTAAGCCAGGACCCAGAGTATGCAGGTCGTGTGAAGTACCTTCCAACTATAGACAAGGACTccaccctgagaatcacagacctgagagagagtgaCTCTGCTGAATACAAGTTCAGATTTACAACAACTGCAGTAAAATGGGGATACAGCTTCCCTGGAATAACTCTGAATGTCACAG ACTTGCAGGTGAAGGAGACTCCTGGCACAGAGGAAGGGAAGGtgacactgacctgtagcaccacctgtactctgactgaaaacaccacctacatctggtacaagaacggacaacTTCTCACCAACCCAAACACCCAAGATAACTACCTCTACCTAGACCCAGTCAGCAGTGAGGACGCAGTCAGCTACTCCTGTAGTGTTAAAGACCTCCGTTCTCCTGTTACGTTCGTTGGGGAACCAACGTCTTTGAAGAATGCAGTTGTAGGAATCATAGCGGTTATTCTGATTCTCATAATCTGTCTCTTTGGGTTCATGTGGTTCAG GAAGAAGTTCTCCAAATCCACCTCTGACACAAGAGACAGAAGAGATACAGCAGAGAATGGACCG AGAGACACTAATCCAGTGTATGACAACATCTCAGGCATGGCCATGGCCATGGCCCCTATTGTAGCACAGAGAGCGATCATAGACGAGCAGGATGACGTTACCTACGCCATCATCCAACACAGAAACCAGGAAGTGCCTCTGGACTCCACCGTCCCACTGTCTCACACCCAGAAACAGGACCAGGATTGCCAGTACGCTACTGTGAAATTCAACAGCCACAGTGCTGCTCAATAG
- the LOC139545082 gene encoding sialoadhesin-like isoform X1 — MALRTAGSVLVVFLWSVAANTATRCGQQSQVMVPPTNAVKGQEVTLTCSNTCTLSDNPNPTYIWYRNGQRLDEHISQQYSIHNYYSGSYSCAVKGYEDLLSPAVCVLGQNCFNVTYTHQSICAVKGSTVELPCTYQHPSNHVVSEPNWYIQEKCNEAPKILSSVPEYAGRAEYLGTKKKDCNLRITDLRERDSAEYKFRFKTQYAEWGYSFPGTTLTVTELQVKVSSSTEEKKRTLTCSTTCLLTDNPNPTYIWYKNGQHLHDPTPQQYSCNTLVVWCYSTDSYSCAIKDHEDFLAPTVCVHGQSCLNVTYTKRSICALKGSTVDITCTYRHPSWHNVTEVSWFNKWESGVTTDLSQDPEYAGRVKYLPTIDKDSTLRITDLRESDSAEYKFRFTTTAVKWGYSFPGITLNVTDLQVKETPGTEEGKVTLTCSTTCTLTENTTYIWYKNGQLLTNPNTQDNYLYLDPVSSEDAVSYSCSVKDLRSPVTFVGEPTSLKNAVVGIIAVILILIICLFGFMWFRKKFSKSTSDTRDRRDTAENGPRDTNPVYDNISGMAMAMAPIVAQRAIIDEQDDVTYAIIQHRNQEVPLDSTVPLSHTQKQDQDCQYATVKFNSHSAAQ; from the exons atggccttgagaacagcaggaagtgtgttggtggtctttctctggtctgtGGCAG CAAATACAGCAACAAGGTGTGGACAACAAAGCCAGGTGATGGTGCCTCCCACCAACGCAGTGAAGGGACAGGAGGTGACACTGACCTGTAGCAACACCTGTACTCTGAGTGACAACcccaaccccacctacatctggtacaggAATGGACAACGTCTAGATGAGCACATTTCCCAACAATACTCAATCCACAATTACTATTCAGGcagttactcctgtgctgtaaaaggctATGAGGATCTCctctctcctgcagtgt GTGTTCTGGGTCAGAACTGTTTCAACGTGACTTACACCCATCAGAGTATCTGTGCTGTTAAGGGATCAACAGTGGAACTGCCCTGCACATATCAACATCCAAGTAATCATGTAGTCTCAGAACCAAACTGGTATATCCAAGAGAAATGTAATGAGGCACCTAAAATCCTGAGCTCGGTGCCAGAGTATGCAGGTCGTGCTGAGTACCTTGGAACTAAAAAGAAAGACTGCAAcctgagaatcacagacctgagagagagagattcagctgAGTACAAGTTCAGATTTAAAACACAGTATGCAGAATGGGGGTACAGCTTCCCTGGAACAACTCTGACTGTCACAG AGCTGCAGGTGAAGgtgtcttcctccacagaggaaaagaagagaacactgacctgtagcaccacctgtcttctgactgacaaccccaaccccacctacatctggtacaagaacggacaacatctccatgaccctactccccaacAATACTCCTGTAATACTCTAGTGGTCTGGTGTTACTCTACAGACAGTTACTCCTGTGCTATAAAAGACCATGAGGATTTTCTCGCTCCTACAGTGT GTGTTCATGGTCAGAGCTGTTTGAATGTGACTTACACCAAGAGGAGTATATGTGccttgaaggggtcaacagtggacaTTACCTGCACGTATAGACATCCCAGCTGGCACAACGTCACAGAAGTATCCTGGTTCAACAAATGGGAGTCTGGAGTTACTACAGATCTAAGCCAGGACCCAGAGTATGCAGGTCGTGTGAAGTACCTTCCAACTATAGACAAGGACTccaccctgagaatcacagacctgagagagagtgaCTCTGCTGAATACAAGTTCAGATTTACAACAACTGCAGTAAAATGGGGATACAGCTTCCCTGGAATAACTCTGAATGTCACAG ACTTGCAGGTGAAGGAGACTCCTGGCACAGAGGAAGGGAAGGtgacactgacctgtagcaccacctgtactctgactgaaaacaccacctacatctggtacaagaacggacaacTTCTCACCAACCCAAACACCCAAGATAACTACCTCTACCTAGACCCAGTCAGCAGTGAGGACGCAGTCAGCTACTCCTGTAGTGTTAAAGACCTCCGTTCTCCTGTTACGTTCGTTGGGGAACCAACGTCTTTGAAGAATGCAGTTGTAGGAATCATAGCGGTTATTCTGATTCTCATAATCTGTCTCTTTGGGTTCATGTGGTTCAG GAAGAAGTTCTCCAAATCCACCTCTGACACAAGAGACAGAAGAGATACAGCAGAGAATGGACCG AGAGACACTAATCCAGTGTATGACAACATCTCAGGCATGGCCATGGCCATGGCCCCTATTGTAGCACAGAGAGCGATCATAGACGAGCAGGATGACGTTACCTACGCCATCATCCAACACAGAAACCAGGAAGTGCCTCTGGACTCCACCGTCCCACTGTCTCACACCCAGAAACAGGACCAGGATTGCCAGTACGCTACTGTGAAATTCAACAGCCACAGTGCTGCTCAATAG
- the LOC139545082 gene encoding sialoadhesin-like isoform X3, translating to MALRTAGSVLVVFLWSVAGVLGQNCFNVTYTHQSICAVKGSTVELPCTYQHPSNHVVSEPNWYIQEKCNEAPKILSSVPEYAGRAEYLGTKKKDCNLRITDLRERDSAEYKFRFKTQYAEWGYSFPGTTLTVTELQVKVSSSTEEKKRTLTCSTTCLLTDNPNPTYIWYKNGQHLHDPTPQQYSCNTLVVWCYSTDSYSCAIKDHEDFLAPTVCVHGQSCLNVTYTKRSICALKGSTVDITCTYRHPSWHNVTEVSWFNKWESGVTTDLSQDPEYAGRVKYLPTIDKDSTLRITDLRESDSAEYKFRFTTTAVKWGYSFPGITLNVTDLQVKETPGTEEGKVTLTCSTTCTLTENTTYIWYKNGQLLTNPNTQDNYLYLDPVSSEDAVSYSCSVKDLRSPVTFVGEPTSLKNAVVGIIAVILILIICLFGFMWFRKKFSKSTSDTRDRRDTAENGPRDTNPVYDNISGMAMAMAPIVAQRAIIDEQDDVTYAIIQHRNQEVPLDSTVPLSHTQKQDQDCQYATVKFNSHSAAQ from the exons atggccttgagaacagcaggaagtgtgttggtggtctttctctggtctgtGGCAG GTGTTCTGGGTCAGAACTGTTTCAACGTGACTTACACCCATCAGAGTATCTGTGCTGTTAAGGGATCAACAGTGGAACTGCCCTGCACATATCAACATCCAAGTAATCATGTAGTCTCAGAACCAAACTGGTATATCCAAGAGAAATGTAATGAGGCACCTAAAATCCTGAGCTCGGTGCCAGAGTATGCAGGTCGTGCTGAGTACCTTGGAACTAAAAAGAAAGACTGCAAcctgagaatcacagacctgagagagagagattcagctgAGTACAAGTTCAGATTTAAAACACAGTATGCAGAATGGGGGTACAGCTTCCCTGGAACAACTCTGACTGTCACAG AGCTGCAGGTGAAGgtgtcttcctccacagaggaaaagaagagaacactgacctgtagcaccacctgtcttctgactgacaaccccaaccccacctacatctggtacaagaacggacaacatctccatgaccctactccccaacAATACTCCTGTAATACTCTAGTGGTCTGGTGTTACTCTACAGACAGTTACTCCTGTGCTATAAAAGACCATGAGGATTTTCTCGCTCCTACAGTGT GTGTTCATGGTCAGAGCTGTTTGAATGTGACTTACACCAAGAGGAGTATATGTGccttgaaggggtcaacagtggacaTTACCTGCACGTATAGACATCCCAGCTGGCACAACGTCACAGAAGTATCCTGGTTCAACAAATGGGAGTCTGGAGTTACTACAGATCTAAGCCAGGACCCAGAGTATGCAGGTCGTGTGAAGTACCTTCCAACTATAGACAAGGACTccaccctgagaatcacagacctgagagagagtgaCTCTGCTGAATACAAGTTCAGATTTACAACAACTGCAGTAAAATGGGGATACAGCTTCCCTGGAATAACTCTGAATGTCACAG ACTTGCAGGTGAAGGAGACTCCTGGCACAGAGGAAGGGAAGGtgacactgacctgtagcaccacctgtactctgactgaaaacaccacctacatctggtacaagaacggacaacTTCTCACCAACCCAAACACCCAAGATAACTACCTCTACCTAGACCCAGTCAGCAGTGAGGACGCAGTCAGCTACTCCTGTAGTGTTAAAGACCTCCGTTCTCCTGTTACGTTCGTTGGGGAACCAACGTCTTTGAAGAATGCAGTTGTAGGAATCATAGCGGTTATTCTGATTCTCATAATCTGTCTCTTTGGGTTCATGTGGTTCAG GAAGAAGTTCTCCAAATCCACCTCTGACACAAGAGACAGAAGAGATACAGCAGAGAATGGACCG AGAGACACTAATCCAGTGTATGACAACATCTCAGGCATGGCCATGGCCATGGCCCCTATTGTAGCACAGAGAGCGATCATAGACGAGCAGGATGACGTTACCTACGCCATCATCCAACACAGAAACCAGGAAGTGCCTCTGGACTCCACCGTCCCACTGTCTCACACCCAGAAACAGGACCAGGATTGCCAGTACGCTACTGTGAAATTCAACAGCCACAGTGCTGCTCAATAG